One region of Thiorhodovibrio frisius genomic DNA includes:
- the rnpA gene encoding ribonuclease P protein component — translation MQLDDRSQRFTRGHRLLKSAQFGRVFGNGIRTSDALFTVIGANTASPDQAEFSPCRLGLAISRKAAPRAVDRNRIKRIIRESFRLARHQWTDSSIDFVVIARPPTARNQNPVLFRSLAHHWDRLCQDSRLARL, via the coding sequence ATGCAGCTGGACGACCGTTCGCAGAGATTTACCAGAGGCCATCGGCTACTAAAATCCGCCCAATTCGGTCGCGTTTTTGGCAATGGTATTCGCACCAGTGACGCACTTTTCACAGTGATTGGAGCGAATACCGCGTCGCCCGATCAGGCGGAGTTTTCGCCGTGCCGATTAGGCCTGGCTATTTCGCGCAAAGCAGCACCGCGAGCAGTGGACAGAAACCGAATTAAGCGCATCATTCGCGAATCATTTCGCCTGGCACGGCACCAATGGACAGACAGCAGCATCGATTTTGTGGTAATCGCCAGGCCACCGACGGCTCGCAACCAAAACCCGGTGCTCTTTCGGTCTCTCGCGCACCATTGGGACAGACTTTGCCAGGACTCGCGTCTCGCACGCTTGTGA
- the rpmH gene encoding 50S ribosomal protein L34: protein MKQTFNPSRLKRARTHGFRARRATRNGRKVLKARRAKGRLHLIPR from the coding sequence ATGAAACAGACTTTTAACCCAAGTCGCCTCAAACGGGCGCGCACCCACGGGTTTCGCGCTAGGCGCGCCACTCGAAATGGCCGCAAGGTTCTTAAGGCGCGGCGCGCCAAAGGCCGACTGCATCTGATTCCTCGCTGA